One region of Miscanthus floridulus cultivar M001 chromosome 19, ASM1932011v1, whole genome shotgun sequence genomic DNA includes:
- the LOC136527266 gene encoding transcription factor SRM1-like: protein MDPKFKGEWSASEIKMVKSLIARDNDNNNGASDMNKKHNQIVDEIQAMFPSKEKHQVISLYIDVMVEMMQTLQSGNQHVEASSNLMNQPVGVFVGDPSKGNMEAFDGYQKVEMFGMRNVKETPRKKPTPLKESQHTRRFWTTDEHRQFLHGLHVYGRGNWKNISRHFVTTKTPMQVSSHAQKYFLRKENGAKKQRYSINDIGLYDFESLETNGSVWKGPTFGGGVYNTNRYSFGGHPTFMNNAQAWSPFLHHTGHGSRSSSQMATLANSQQPEQMGASSSLVAPTMKADGGHLG from the exons ATGGATCCTAAGTTCAAGGGAGAGTGGAGTGCCTCTGAGATCAAGATGGTGAAATCTCTCATTGCAAGGGacaacgacaacaacaatggtgctagTGATATGAACAAGAAGCACAATCAGATTGTGGATGAGATCCAGGCAATGTTCCCTAGCAAGGAGAAGCATCAGGTAATCAGCTTGTACATTGATGTCATGGTGGAGATGATGCAAACATTACAAAGTGGCAACCAGCATGTGGAAGCAAGTAGCAACCTCATGAATCAACCCGTTGGGGTGTTTGTGGGGGATCCATCCAAGGGCAACATGGAAGCATTTGATGGTTATCAAAAAGTGGAGATGTTTGGTATGAGGAATGTGAAGGAGACTCCTCGGAAGAAGCCCACTCCTCTAAAGGAGAGCCAACACACTAGGAGGTTTTGGACCACAGACGAGCATAG GCAATTCCTTCATGGTCTACATGTGTACGGTCGTGGAAATTGGAAGAACATCTCTAGGCACTTTGTTACCACCAAGACCCCAATGCAGGTTTCCAGCCATGCTCAAAAGTACTTCCTCAGGAAAGAAAATGGCGCCAAGAAGCAACGTTATAGCATCAATGACATTGGACTTTATGATTTTGAGTCCTTGGAGACAAATGGTTCTGTCTGGAAGGGGCCCACCTTTGGTGGAGGTGTCTACAACACAAATCGCTATAGCTTTGGTGGACATCCTACTTTCATGAATAATGCCCAGGCTTGGTCACCATTCCTACACCACACTGGCCATGGAAGCAGAAGCAGTAGCCAGATGGCCACCTTGGCTAATAGCCAGCAACCAGAGCAGATGGGAGCTAGTAGTTCTTTAGTGGCTCCGACCATGAAGGCGGATGGGGGCCACTTGGGCTAG